In the Klebsiella aerogenes KCTC 2190 genome, one interval contains:
- the sufB gene encoding Fe-S cluster assembly protein SufB — protein MSRNTEATDDVKSWTGGPLNYKEGFFTQLQTDELAKGINEEVVRAISARRNEPEWMLEFRLNAFKAWQEMEEPHWLKAHYDKLNYQDYSYYSAPSCGNCDETCASEPGAVQQTGANTFLTNEVEEAFNLLGVPVREGKEVAVDAIFDSVSVATTYREKLAEQGIIFCSFGEAIHDHPELVKKYLGTVVPGNDNFFAALNAAVASDGTFIYVPKGVRCPMELSTYFRINAEKTGQFERTILVADEGSYVSYIEGCSAPVRDSYQLHAAVVEVIIHKDAEVKYSTVQNWFPGDNNTGGILNFVTKRALCEGENSKMSWTQSETGSAITWKYPSCILRGDNSIGEFFSVALTSGHQQADTGTKMIHIGKNTRSTIISKGISAGHSQNSYRGLVKIMPTATNARNFTQCDSMLIGPDCGAHTFPYVECRNNSAQLEHEATTSRIGEDQLFYCLQRGISEDDAISMIVNGFCKDVFSELPLEFAVEAQKLLAISLEHSVG, from the coding sequence ATGTCTCGAAATACTGAAGCAACTGACGATGTCAAAAGCTGGACCGGCGGCCCGCTCAACTATAAAGAAGGCTTTTTTACCCAGCTACAAACCGATGAGCTGGCCAAAGGCATTAATGAAGAGGTGGTACGCGCGATTTCCGCTCGCCGTAATGAACCGGAGTGGATGCTCGAATTTCGTCTCAACGCCTTTAAGGCCTGGCAGGAGATGGAGGAGCCGCACTGGCTGAAAGCGCATTACGATAAGCTTAATTATCAGGATTACAGCTACTACTCGGCGCCATCCTGCGGCAACTGCGACGAGACCTGCGCCTCGGAGCCCGGCGCGGTGCAACAGACCGGGGCAAACACCTTCCTGACAAATGAAGTCGAGGAAGCTTTTAACCTGCTCGGGGTACCGGTACGCGAAGGCAAAGAAGTCGCGGTGGACGCCATTTTCGACTCGGTATCGGTAGCAACCACCTATCGCGAGAAGCTGGCGGAGCAGGGGATCATCTTCTGCTCCTTTGGCGAAGCGATTCACGATCATCCGGAACTGGTGAAAAAGTATCTCGGTACCGTAGTGCCGGGCAACGACAACTTCTTCGCTGCGCTGAACGCCGCGGTTGCTTCCGATGGCACCTTTATCTACGTGCCGAAAGGCGTGCGCTGTCCGATGGAGCTGTCGACCTATTTCCGCATCAACGCCGAGAAAACCGGCCAGTTTGAACGTACGATTCTGGTCGCCGACGAGGGTAGCTACGTGAGCTATATCGAAGGCTGCTCGGCGCCGGTACGCGACAGCTATCAGCTGCATGCGGCGGTGGTTGAAGTCATCATTCATAAAGATGCGGAAGTGAAGTACTCCACCGTGCAGAACTGGTTCCCCGGCGACAACAATACCGGCGGCATCCTTAACTTCGTCACCAAGCGCGCGCTGTGCGAAGGCGAAAACAGCAAGATGTCGTGGACCCAGTCGGAAACCGGCTCGGCCATTACCTGGAAATACCCGAGCTGCATTCTGCGCGGCGATAACTCGATCGGCGAATTCTTCTCGGTGGCGCTGACCAGCGGCCATCAGCAGGCGGATACCGGGACCAAAATGATTCATATCGGCAAGAACACCCGTTCGACCATTATCTCGAAAGGGATCTCCGCCGGCCACAGCCAGAATAGCTATCGCGGGCTGGTCAAAATTATGCCGACCGCGACGAACGCCCGGAACTTCACCCAGTGCGATTCGATGCTGATCGGCCCGGACTGCGGAGCGCATACCTTCCCGTACGTCGAATGCCGCAATAACAGCGCTCAGCTGGAACACGAAGCCACCACCTCGCGGATTGGCGAAGATCAGCTGTTTTACTGCCTGCAGCGGGGTATTAGCGAAGATGATGCGATCTCAATGATCGTCAATGGATTCTGTAAAGACGTGTTCTCAGAATTGCCGCTGGAGTTCGCCGTCGAAGCGCAAAAATTGCTGGCTATTAGCCTTGAACATAGCGTCGGCTGA
- the sufA gene encoding Fe-S cluster assembly scaffold SufA translates to MELQTNTFNPDDFNWQGLTMTPAAAAHIRDLMRKQPDKQGLRLGIKTSGCAGFGYVLEMIAEPADDDLLFERDGAKLFAPLQAMPFIDGTELDYVREGLNEIFKFHNPKAQHECGCGESFGVQAE, encoded by the coding sequence ATGGAACTACAAACAAACACCTTTAATCCTGACGATTTCAACTGGCAGGGGCTAACGATGACCCCCGCTGCGGCGGCCCATATTCGCGATCTGATGCGCAAACAGCCGGACAAACAGGGACTGCGCCTGGGGATTAAAACCAGCGGCTGCGCCGGTTTTGGCTACGTGCTGGAAATGATTGCCGAGCCGGCGGACGACGATCTGCTGTTTGAACGCGACGGTGCGAAGCTGTTTGCGCCGCTGCAGGCGATGCCGTTCATTGACGGTACCGAACTGGATTATGTTCGCGAAGGCTTAAATGAAATATTCAAGTTTCATAACCCGAAAGCGCAGCACGAATGCGGCTGCGGCGAAAGCTTCGGGGTTCAGGCGGAGTAA